A single window of Anaerolineae bacterium DNA harbors:
- a CDS encoding putative cytochrome P450 hydroxylase: MRTGLSRLGIDLQSAEFIADPYPYYDRLRSESPILYDPDWKLWFVSAYEDINTLLRDRRLGRDMEGAPKPDPQTPFGQLHHNSLMEKEPPDHTRLRGLVNKAFTPARVEALRPRVTEIAHRLLDAVLPRRAMDLLADFAEPLPVMVIAELLGVPPQGRAFLRPWSQAIVAMYELSPNAEDARRANQAVSEFSAFLQGLIKERRLAPREDLISALVEAEEEGNRLSEAELVATCILMLNAGHEATVNAIANGMLAFFRHPQQYHRLKRSPELIKTAVEEVLRYDTPLQLFRRWVREDLDYQGFHFTRGEQLALLYAAGNRDPARFPNPHAFDITRQDNPHLGFGAGIHYCVGAPLARLEMQVAFQVLMERLPDLRLAVQTVEYRPNFVIRGLKALPVLF; this comes from the coding sequence ATGCGCACAGGCTTGAGCCGTTTGGGGATCGATTTGCAATCTGCTGAGTTTATTGCCGATCCATACCCTTACTATGATCGGCTGCGGAGCGAAAGCCCGATTCTCTACGATCCCGATTGGAAGTTGTGGTTTGTGAGCGCTTATGAGGATATCAACACCTTGCTGCGCGATCGTCGCCTGGGCAGGGATATGGAAGGCGCCCCCAAACCCGACCCTCAGACTCCTTTCGGTCAACTGCACCACAACTCCTTGATGGAAAAAGAACCTCCCGACCATACCCGCCTGCGAGGTCTGGTCAACAAGGCTTTTACCCCGGCGCGGGTCGAAGCCCTGCGCCCGCGCGTGACCGAAATTGCTCACCGTTTGCTGGATGCCGTGTTGCCGCGCCGCGCCATGGACCTCTTAGCCGATTTTGCTGAACCACTGCCGGTCATGGTGATTGCCGAATTATTGGGCGTGCCGCCGCAGGGACGCGCTTTCCTGCGCCCCTGGTCTCAGGCAATTGTGGCAATGTATGAACTTTCGCCCAACGCCGAGGATGCCCGCAGAGCCAACCAGGCAGTGAGCGAATTTTCTGCCTTTCTTCAGGGCTTGATCAAGGAGCGCCGACTTGCCCCACGGGAGGATTTGATCAGCGCACTGGTCGAAGCAGAGGAGGAAGGCAATCGCCTGAGCGAAGCTGAACTGGTTGCAACCTGTATCCTGATGCTCAACGCCGGGCATGAAGCAACCGTCAATGCCATTGCCAACGGGATGCTGGCATTCTTTCGTCATCCGCAGCAATACCATCGTTTGAAAAGGTCTCCAGAGTTGATCAAGACGGCTGTCGAAGAGGTTTTACGGTATGATACCCCCTTGCAACTGTTCCGCCGTTGGGTGAGAGAAGACCTGGACTATCAAGGCTTTCACTTCACCAGGGGCGAGCAGCTTGCCCTGCTCTATGCAGCCGGCAACCGTGATCCGGCCCGCTTCCCGAACCCACACGCCTTTGACATTACCCGCCAGGACAATCCTCATTTGGGTTTTGGCGCTGGCATCCATTATTGCGTTGGCGCACCGCTGGCGCGTCTGGAAATGCAGGTTGCCTTTCAGGTTTTGATGGAAAGGCTGCCAGACCTGCGCCTGGCAGTTCAGACGGTGGAATATCGCCCCAATTTTGTCATTCGTGGCTTGAAGGCTTTACCGGTTCTATTTTAG
- a CDS encoding N-acetylglucosamine-6-phosphate deacetylase, producing the protein MTQSLHLLHVDAFTPQGWVRDACISIAAGKITDIFPYKNGMPMPEGKCLERKGWIASPGWIELQINGAFGVDFAEEPQRMWEIAARLPEFGFTAFLPTIVTSPPAVFQQAIEVWKGGPPTGWQGAIPLGLHFEGPFLNPKKKGAHNPQLLQPPNPNLVADWDAANGVRLVTLAPELPGAYELAQTLRERGIVLSIGHSYATYEEALTAFEQGFRYVTHLYNAMTPLEYRAPGLVGAVLTHPEITVSLIADGIHVHPAMLKLAYQTRSPDHVVLVTDAMSALGMPPGRYPLGGKQEVFVDGHSARLADGTLAGSLLKPADALRNMMTFCDAPMEKILPCLTSTPAAVLGLSNKGTLQVGADADLTLLDPEGNLAMTLVGGEIVYEA; encoded by the coding sequence ATGACCCAATCCCTTCACCTTCTCCATGTGGACGCCTTTACTCCCCAGGGCTGGGTGAGAGACGCCTGTATTTCAATTGCAGCCGGAAAGATCACCGACATCTTTCCCTATAAAAACGGCATGCCCATGCCAGAAGGGAAGTGCCTGGAGCGAAAAGGTTGGATCGCTTCACCCGGCTGGATTGAATTGCAGATCAACGGTGCGTTTGGCGTGGATTTTGCCGAAGAACCACAGCGCATGTGGGAGATCGCCGCTCGTCTGCCCGAATTTGGCTTTACCGCCTTTTTACCCACCATCGTCACCTCGCCACCGGCGGTTTTCCAACAGGCAATCGAGGTCTGGAAAGGCGGCCCACCCACAGGCTGGCAGGGGGCGATTCCTCTAGGCCTGCACTTCGAGGGCCCCTTCCTGAATCCCAAGAAAAAAGGCGCCCACAACCCTCAGCTTTTGCAACCGCCCAATCCAAATCTGGTTGCAGATTGGGACGCCGCCAATGGCGTTCGGCTGGTTACGCTGGCGCCCGAACTGCCCGGCGCCTATGAACTTGCCCAAACCCTGCGCGAACGCGGCATTGTCCTTTCCATCGGGCATTCCTATGCCACGTATGAAGAAGCCCTAACGGCTTTTGAGCAGGGCTTTCGCTATGTGACCCATCTATATAATGCCATGACCCCCCTCGAATATCGTGCCCCTGGTCTGGTGGGGGCAGTCCTCACCCATCCAGAAATCACCGTCAGCCTGATCGCCGATGGAATTCATGTCCACCCGGCGATGCTGAAGCTTGCCTACCAGACTCGCAGCCCCGACCATGTGGTGCTGGTGACCGATGCCATGAGCGCCCTGGGCATGCCGCCGGGTCGTTATCCCCTCGGCGGAAAACAGGAAGTGTTTGTCGATGGACACAGCGCCCGCCTTGCCGATGGTACGCTGGCAGGCAGCCTCTTGAAACCCGCCGATGCCCTGCGCAACATGATGACGTTTTGTGACGCCCCAATGGAGAAAATCCTCCCCTGCCTGACCAGCACCCCAGCCGCGGTCTTAGGTCTGTCCAATAAGGGAACCTTACAAGTCGGAGCGGATGCCGATCTGACCCTTCTCGACCCCGAAGGCAACCTCGCCATGACCCTCGTTGGAGGAGAAATTGTTTATGAAGCCTGA